The sequence CAGCCTGTTTCTGCAGATAATAAAACCATCCGCCATGCTGCTTAATACTGAACAGCCAAGACATAAAAGGGCGATTAGTCTGACACCACTGATTGATGTTGTGTTCATTCTGCTATTATTTTTTATGCTCTCGTCCACCTTTATTCAGTGGCGCCAAATTGACGTATCGGCCCCGAGTGAATCACAGTCTGAATCACGTGATCAGCGTGTGGTAACGCTGATATCTAACGACGGCAAATATAAAATCGGCAATATGACCTTATCTCTTAAAGATATGGATTCTGTTATGACAGTCGTTAAACAGGATCCTGAAGCCGTGTATGTCATTGATGTGAAATCAGGTATTGAAACGCAAACAATGATTGATTTACTGGATGCATTTAAACAAGCTGGTGCCAAATCAGTCAGTCTGGCTGGAGTGAACTGATGAAAGTCGCGCAAACAATTCAACATAA is a genomic window of Methylophaga thalassica containing:
- a CDS encoding ExbD/TolR family protein, coding for MLLNTEQPRHKRAISLTPLIDVVFILLLFFMLSSTFIQWRQIDVSAPSESQSESRDQRVVTLISNDGKYKIGNMTLSLKDMDSVMTVVKQDPEAVYVIDVKSGIETQTMIDLLDAFKQAGAKSVSLAGVN